From a single Pseudomonadota bacterium genomic region:
- a CDS encoding NAD(P)/FAD-dependent oxidoreductase has protein sequence MPRFDAIVIGAGHNGLTTAAFLAKSGLDVLVLERNPYSGGATVSRELHEGWTYSNCSYVCSLFRPEIYAALDLGRHGLKVIPLVSSMTFKRDGDYFGSYQHPAIRRRELRRHSPRDADAAVRFDADVLRWCRLIRGMLLRTPPDPTSLAPRDAFEFAYLLKKFWALSEAQLYEFIRFFTMSIAEYLENYFENETILAHYSGGSIIGTGLGVYSPGTAYVLLHHAMGDVDGNVGAWGFARGGMGAVAKALASAFEGYGGKLRCDAAVEKIKSRGGRTTGVVLGSGEEIDAPVVVSSLNAKTTFTRLLEADDVPPTLLSRAERFKTRGSSGKLNIALEGLPTFRALPEGSPLTLGHMHFTDTLERLELAYDDWKEKRWSADPYTDTLIPSQYDPTIAPPGKHMMSVFVQYCPADVEGGWTDEKRTAFGNTVIDQIADYSPDFKSLIAHAEVRTPRELEAEVGLLEGNIFHGELTFDQLLFNRPFPGAAQYRGPLKGMYLAGSSSHPGGGVMGAPGCNAAREILADLRRTDITPSEFPDD, from the coding sequence GTGCCACGATTTGACGCTATCGTGATCGGCGCCGGGCACAACGGCCTGACGACCGCGGCATTTCTCGCGAAAAGCGGCCTGGACGTACTGGTGTTGGAACGCAACCCATACTCTGGCGGCGCCACCGTGAGTCGCGAGCTCCATGAGGGGTGGACGTACTCGAACTGCTCCTACGTCTGCAGCCTGTTCCGCCCGGAGATATACGCTGCCCTCGATCTCGGCCGCCACGGCCTGAAGGTCATCCCGCTGGTGAGCAGCATGACCTTCAAGCGAGACGGTGACTACTTCGGCAGCTACCAACACCCGGCGATTCGCCGCCGAGAGCTGCGCCGACACAGCCCGCGCGATGCGGACGCGGCCGTGCGCTTCGATGCGGACGTCCTGCGCTGGTGCCGCCTGATCCGCGGCATGCTCCTGCGCACGCCCCCCGACCCCACATCCCTAGCGCCCCGCGACGCCTTCGAATTCGCCTACCTATTGAAGAAGTTCTGGGCCCTGAGCGAGGCCCAGCTGTATGAATTCATTCGCTTCTTCACGATGTCGATCGCGGAATATCTCGAAAACTACTTCGAGAACGAGACCATCCTCGCCCACTATTCAGGCGGCAGCATCATCGGCACCGGGCTCGGCGTCTACTCGCCCGGCACCGCCTACGTGCTGCTCCACCACGCCATGGGGGATGTGGACGGCAACGTCGGCGCCTGGGGCTTCGCGCGCGGCGGCATGGGCGCCGTGGCCAAGGCCCTCGCGAGCGCCTTCGAGGGCTACGGCGGCAAGCTGCGCTGTGATGCGGCGGTGGAGAAGATCAAGTCGCGCGGCGGGCGCACGACCGGCGTAGTGCTCGGCTCAGGCGAGGAAATCGACGCACCCGTGGTGGTTTCCAGCCTCAACGCCAAGACGACGTTCACGCGATTGCTCGAAGCGGACGACGTACCGCCCACCCTGCTGTCCCGCGCTGAGCGCTTCAAGACCCGCGGCTCGTCAGGAAAGCTGAACATTGCCTTAGAGGGCCTTCCCACCTTCCGCGCCCTGCCCGAAGGGTCACCGCTAACGCTCGGCCACATGCACTTCACGGACACCTTGGAGCGCCTGGAACTGGCCTACGATGATTGGAAGGAGAAGCGCTGGTCCGCCGACCCCTACACGGACACGCTGATCCCCTCCCAGTACGACCCCACGATCGCGCCGCCGGGCAAGCACATGATGAGCGTGTTCGTGCAGTACTGCCCCGCCGACGTAGAGGGCGGCTGGACCGACGAGAAACGCACCGCCTTCGGCAACACGGTAATCGACCAGATCGCCGACTACAGTCCCGACTTCAAGTCCCTCATCGCCCACGCAGAGGTGCGCACGCCGCGCGAACTAGAAGCGGAGGTGGGCCTGCTCGAGGGCAACATCTTCCACGGCGAACTCACCTTCGACCAGCTGCTGTTCAACCGGCCCTTCCCGGGTGCCGCCCAATACCGAGGTCCGCTGAAGGGCATGTACCTCGCCGGCTCGTCCTCGCACCCGGGC